The following nucleotide sequence is from Solanum dulcamara chromosome 7, daSolDulc1.2, whole genome shotgun sequence.
GTAATGTCATCTAAAATTTCAACCCGATAACATACAAACACACATTAATATTGGATGTTTGAGTGTGcataacacaaatgaaaaatgcTATGATGGTCAAAGCTGCACTTCTCAGCTGCACGTTGGCGTTGACCCCTCAAACTAAAGTAGCTTCTTAGCTTACTCTCCAAAATCGACACTTCAGAGTGAATGCAGAAAACAACAATTTGTAACCAGGCAGATTGTAATTTCCCTTGAACCAACAGGCTGTTAATGACTGCTAGTTTCACAAATTCCATCAGTTCAATTATCAGGCTGGCAGCATAAGCAGAAAGAAACTCCGGCACTTCTGCACAGTCAAATTGTTGATTCTTTTTAAGTTCATCATTTGAGTAATCATACAATAATTAAATCTGATACTACCATAGCAAAGCTTTAGAAATGAAGTGTATCTACAACGGTTCTTCAATTCATACGAATTGACAACATTAGAGATATTCACATCACATATTCATGATGAACATTAGTTGcagaattaaatcaaataacCCTCCAACTAAATTTGACTGGAATAATGATTAATAGGAACATTTGATGATTGAAGAAGTGACTTTTCATTATTGTGCTCACTCTTATTGTTCCAAGCAGACAGCAAGGAACCCCCCATCCCACCACCACCCCAGTCTGGGGCCTCCTTGGTGGAAAGTCAGATATAAAAGCTAAATAGAAGAGGTGAAAACATCAAACATCATGGAAGAAACTATGGATGTCACACCTTTTCTCAGGCATTAATTGTGACTTCATTCCACAATATCTACAATCACTTCAAGTGAGCAACAATAAGTACTGTTTCTTTATGGACATGTTATTCATTAGAAAGAATCACAATGCTGAAATCAAGCTTCGACCTTTCTCCTACATTATCAAGTAAACTACTAAATCAGACTATTGGAGATATACTCCTCCAAGAAATAGAATCCAAAAGCTGGGCATAAGACAACTCCAAAATCCTAGAAATTCTTAATTGCAGTATTTGGATCTTTTACTTtgtcaatatattatttatagttTATGTGCTCCTACCAGTGGCACTTTCATATATCAATATATGTCCCCACCAGCATATATCTGGACCAATTTGATGACTTTGACTCTTTTGTTCAACAGTTTTCTCTGGATGACGGTTAAATATCTCTAAACGTGGAAATATTATGCAGTTAAATATCTATAAACGTGGAATATATGTAGGGTGGTGATCACCCACTTCTCCCAGGTTTCACTAGTTTGAGACAGAATAGCACTCAATAATGAGTCTCAGGACTCATTGCATCTCGATAAAAAACTGCGTGAAGCGGCAGAAGCATGTGAGTAATCATTTTGCCACTTTTATCAAGTAAATATAAGTGCATATAATTGTGAAATAAACACAGTGAATACAAGGAAATCACCCTTATTCAGGTTCTGAGTGGAAGATCTTAAAGACGTGAACCTGACAAGATTTTTGCATGCATTGATTGAACCAGCTAATAGAGTGATATCTGGAGCTATCTGATTAACTTGTGTATTTGTCTTTTCAAGTTGAAGATCCTGGTGACGTTAGCATCGGGTGCGCTTATCAGATGCTAACCTTAATCCTCCTCCCAGATTTCACTAATTGCACCTTGTGCCTAAGCAGAAGTGGAGCTCTCCCGGGGGAACCTTTTCACTTTTCCACTGTTGGAATTTGACGAACCAAAGAGGCCACAAATTGCTGGGTGTTGGCGAATATGATGTGGGCACTTGTAGAGCAGATCTTTTGCCTCAGAATGTCTACCTTCTGCAAAGAAGGACTGGAAAACATGTTGATAGGCTGAAACAGATGGATAGTCCTTGACGCTCAATGCCTTCAAAAACTCCACTGCATCTTCCACTGTTCCTGACTTTGAAATATATTGAATAAAGGGCTCTGGAAAAGGTGGATAATTGTGTTTCTTCATCCGACGGAGAAGATCTAGCGCTTCTTCGAGTTTTCTTTCGCCTAAGAGCTTTTGAATGACAAGTTTGTACGTTGCTTGCCATGGACGCATTTGAAACTTATTCATCAACTCAGTCAATAACTGATATGCACCAGAAACTCTTTTTTGACTTAGAAAACCATTAAGTAGTACATCCAACAGATCAGCATCTGTATCAACATTTTTCTCCATCATCTTAGCATAACAAAACAGCGCCTTGTCAACTTCACCAGCAAAACAATGCCCTTGTATCAGAACGGTCCAAGTCTTGATATCTGGAATGCATCCACATTCGTCCATCACATCCATCACCTTTGACGCCTCCTCCAGCCTCCTCACTTTGCAAAGTCCATATATTAATTGGCTGTAGGTAATATTGTCAGGTTCAAAtcctgcatctctcatagcttCTGTTATCTTCACTGCTTCCTCAAACCGCCCCAAGTTAGTCAAACACCTATGAATGACATCATAAATAATCTTTGAGCGTGAATGCCCTGCGGCCTCAAATTTTTCCACAACTCTAAATAGCAAATCAAGATCTGAGGGATGTGACTGGGCAATGGATCTTAAAAGAATATTGCACTCACCAAGTGATGGTTTAAACTGACCATCCATCATCAGCTCATATAGTTCTACTGCATCTTTCAACATCTTAATCTTCTGAAAATGCCTTGAGAtctttatatatgtatcaagatcAATTTCAAAACCCAGACTCTTCATCTCTTTTACTACACTCCAAAACTCTTCAATCGATTCTTCTCGGCAAAGAACCCTAAGAATCCCATTATAAGTAACGGTGTTGTGCTGAAAATCTAAATTCCTAGCAACCCATTTGAAAAAGCTGAAAGCTTTCAGCGGATGTCCTATTTCTCTAAGTTCCTTCAACACCCTAAGCACAAAATTATCAGACACCGAGAGCTTCATCTCCCCTAATTGTCTCTCTACCTCACTTCCCCATTCTTGTTTTGTAATCAATTCAGACACATCTTTCGCCAGATCACCCATAGCATTTTCTTTAATCATCCTCCCATAGAAATGCTTCAAAGCAGTGGCATCGGTTTCCATTTTCAAGTTCCGAAAAATAGAATGAATTGATTTATACGTTTCCTCATCAATATAAAACCCGTTCTCTTTCATTTCCTTAATAGTAGTCCAAAAGTCCTTCATTGAATCCCTGTTAGCATAAATTCTAAGCATCAGACTGTACATAGATGAACTAGGTTCAAACCCCTTCTGCTTAACAACCCATTTCAAGAAATCCCCAGCCTTTCGCGGTTCTTTATCGAGTTTCTTCAACAGATACATAACAGCTTCATGGGTCACCggaaaatcattttttcctaAATCCTTTTCTAACTGTTTCGACCAGTCGTTAGATAGTATGATGTCAACAAAAGATTCAGGTTTTGATGAAAAGAAGACATTTTGACTGGCGCCGAAAACACTACTAGAAGTGTAAATTTGCGTGAGAAGTGAAGGAGAAAGGTAAAAGTTCTGAGTCACCTGATGGTTGGAAGAAGGAGCTCGTGAAAGCTGAGTAAAAAATAGCGAATTCCTCAATCGAAGCGAACTCAGGATTCTCTTGCAGTGATTCATGGCTGCCGGGGTCCCTTCAAACAGATACAAGGGAGATGCAAAACCCTTGAAAGGGGTGGACAAAATTATTTggaaaagaaaatcaaatatttttcgtTTTACTTCAAATTTTTACAATTGAAAATCGAGAGTTGTTTGGTGATGCTTTTTACAAAAcatatttagaatttaaatatttttttctaaatattttaaaatgttttaaaaataattatattaaattatttgaaattgaaaaaactaaataattaattaaattttataaaatcaaaattgGGTGCCAGCAAAGGCAAGGAAGAGTTATAacatatgagcataataaaaaaatttacagCATATGAATTAATAACATTCTTTTCCACTCCACTACTTAATTGTTTGTATTACCTTCATATATTGAGGAAAAATAACACCACACCGCTTTTAAGGGtttatattatcatttataaataattttttatataattattatttataaattattaattatgggCTTTAACAGAttaaaataattcaattatttaaattaattattttaatgtattaagctttttcaattttaataagaaagagaaagtaaaaaaaGGGTGCATTAATTATGTATAATGATATTCACTATAATCAAggaattacttttttttttcaactgACACATGTTTCCCACCCCTTCCCCTTTCTCCACGTCTCTAATGTACAACAACCTCCatcaatttctttttaattcttttttcttcattttatttcaatGATGGTCAAAAAATCTGTTAAACCCTCTGTCTTCCACAAGAATTCCACTGCGATGAAGAAATTAACCCTTTTGAAGGAGAAACAAAGCCCagtaaaaaggaaagaaatcaaagaaaaaaacgAAAGGAGAAGATCATGAAATCCTCTTCAGAAGAATGTGAGACTCAGATTTCAATTTTGtttgtgaaaaataatttaaaaagtcAAAGTCAATTTTTAAAGGTAAGCCCTCAAAATCCTTCAAGAAAAGAcccaattcaaatttcaaagggGATTAAAAAATTCTTAAGCCAAAAATGGTCAAGATGATTGTAAAggtattatttaaaaaattattctttttatagATTTGGTTAATGTTTGTATGAATATCATGTTATCGAAGTTAATTTGAAAGTACTATGAATTTGATGTAATCTAATTTTTTTAGTCAAAACTTATGTAATGccataaaaatagtattttatttgaatatatatgtgttaaatgCGCATATAACAGGtttgattttgaaataaattttgtAGTGCTAAAATCGGGTATGCACTGTGTTATGAGTATAtataaatgatatgaaactGATAGGCATATGCAAATAGTATTTTTTCGAATTTAATTTGAAAGTGCTATGAATTTGATATAACCTAATTTTTAGTCTAAACTTAAGTAATGccataaaaatagtttttatttgaatatatatatgttaaatgTGTATAAAATAGGTTTGATTTTGATCTGAATTTTGTAATGCTAAAATCTGATATGCACTGTGCtatgtgtatatataaaatGACATTAAAATGGTATGAAACTGATTTGCATTTGTATCATTTATTTGTGTTGAATCATTGTGAATGATTGTGAAGTCAGTGAAAGCCAAGATAAACGATGACACAATTAGTGAAAGCAAGGTAAGAGGAACTGTTGCCAGTGGATCACGATTATCAAGAGACCAGGCCTCCGACACCATCAATTTTTCTATGCTAAAGCTAAGACGATCAGTTTCTAGATGAAATATGTTCGCAACTGTTACTTTTGTTTTTTAGTTTTActagtccttttcatcttttggTAGTATGTTTTTgatataaacaaataatttatcttCATTCGtattatgattttgatgttaaacAATCAGTTGTTACGTATGTTTTTCAGTTATATGTCAATGATtacttaaatatataaatttctcttcaagatatttaattatcCATCAAAATATTACATGTGATACccaaattttataaaatcaatTCAAAGTTTTACTagaattcatttttcattcaggTTTCATACAATATGACAGATCAGCTATATTATATGACATAATAATCAAAGTTTTATTAGATTTCAGTTTTCCTACAAATTTCATACAATATTTCATGACATTTATTATATAGAATATCTTATTTTATTagaattcatttttcatttatatttcATACAATATTATAGATCAGTTATATTATAGGATACaatattcaaatttttttattagaatTCAATTTTCATACAATATTTCAGTACAATTCTTTTTTAGGATACCATATTCATTCATTGTTTCATTTAAGTGTCTTGTTATGTTAACCATAAGAATTTGTCAACTCGTATGCCAATGTGATAcctaaaatagatattttattagaattcatttttcattgaGGTTCCGTAAAACATTATAGATCAGTTATATTATAGGATACAATATTCAAAGTTTTATTAGAGTTCAGTTTTCATACAAATTTCATATAATGTAATTGTTTGTTATGTTACCACTGAGTATTTTTTTAACTCATATGTCAGTGTGATACCAACAATAGATTTTTtgatatttacatattattatacttaaatttcaaattatttaagtCGATCAGtcaataaataatatgatacaaATAGACTAATCAAGTTTCATACACAAAATAACACATATTGTTATAAATTCATTACCAACCGAGCACAAAAACATACAAACAACTGTttgtcaaattaaaaaaataatctaaactTAATAATTCTTAACTAACTTTCAGGAACATAATTCCCACACATCCTTTTGTTATAACCCTCTCGATGACATATGCTCCAAGTGGCCTTAGTTTTGTTAGATTTAACATCACCAACTCCATTCCAACGTACTGTAGCTGGCCTCCCTACCTTTCTTTGGTCCAAATACACACATACACCCACATCATTATGTATCATTATTGGTGGACACCTTTCGCTCACAATCCATCTACAGGTGTGTCCACTCCTAGTTGTAAAGATAATGTATTAACAAGGCGATCATATACAGTACCAGCTTCATATATAATATCCTCTAATTGAAATCCAATAGATTTACCTGTATACAAAATATTTACATAACCTATACAGATCGCGTACAAACTAAGTTCACATGCtggataaaattaaataatattacattatatacaaattttatacataatttatgcataatttatacAACACGAATACCACTAATTCACtgtatacaaaatttatattttatttagatataACCCATTCCATTAATTCAATATATTCaaatttatacataatttatacaGCACGCATACCAACTTACACCACATAATTAgcaaaacagaaaaaaaatttaaatttaattaaaaattcatACAAATATTACTATCACCAAAAAAGTATCGACCATGcacattttcaaactaaaaaaacaaaaaaaaacattttataCAATcgatatacaaaaaatattaaatatttataatacaaaatCGCATCATACCACATTTACACAACTCATACAAATAACTCATTATTTAATCAGATTTAATACAGTATTCATACAACTTGTATTCACacaaattcattaaaaaaatattacaattAGACTGAATCCGAATTTTCAACATTTTGaatgaacaaaaataatttagttactaCTAACGTTATGTAGAAAATGTCATTTCATTATTAACTCTTATGTCCATGAAATTTGTACAAAATTCATGATACGTTAAAATGAGGTTAACATTACAACTAATGAAAATCAAGAGTATACattcaacaaaaataaatgAACTTTTTCGTCACAAACAAACTTTTTTAATGAAAAGGGAAATCAAATCACTAAATTACCTACCCGAACAATACCATCTTCCACTATGTTGAAtaagttttgataatttttttttacttttcatgataaattcaatgaattttttttaaaatgatgaaAAGTCGTTGAATGAAGGGGAGAGAGAAAAGTTGGAGACAAacattcaaataaaatttttagttttgaaaaatataacttaCCAGATTTTCAACTAattgagaaaataaaagaatttaatTTCAACATCAGATATTAGAATCCTAATTGAATGCTAATTATATATTaccattaatatatttattaccattttcatttttttattacattttttatttatttcactttttaatactttaattaatgcataatattttcaaatatgttATAACTTGAAagttttttattgctataattTAAAAGTTATAAACTAATGTcacaattcaaaatttcttataTTAAATATGATATTTAGAAATTTTTCACTATATTGAACCTACTAGAAGCTCATGAGAATGTGAATGGGAAAATAATCAGACTTCTCATATggttcaaattataaaaaaattattttgttatgtgtttttttaaaattaatttggtTGTAAATATAGATGTCCGgtaatttttttgtttcaaaatgAGAATGATCAAGGTCTTCTTGTGTTTTTACTCTTCTTGCTTTCTTCTTAGGGATGACAATGGGAAGGGGGGAGCGGGTATGAAGCGGATTTATAGCTAGGCGGGGTAGCAGATTTAGAGTTATGCGGGGCGGGTTGAagtaattattatcaaaattaatgCGGAGCAGGGAGGGTTGTGGGTTGTTGCGGGTTTAAGGTATCAAATAGGAACCCGAAGAAAATTAAATCTTTCTAATTAgtaaaaatcaaatatataaactttttatattaaactttgactttaattttaactttttataaaaaaaattaaactatataAATGTTAATTAAAGTTAATTAGCGATTAAGAAACAATTGTTGAAATATTAACTAGAAACAACTAGTTagcgaaaaataaaaaaaaattatgaattttatttttcatattaaaatcaatcaaaaaagaaaaaaaacataaaaatttatgTGAAGCGAGGCGGGGCAGGTCTATATAGAGAGGGACGGGGCagattgaaaataaaaaaaattgttatgcgGGGCGGGGCGGagcaatttaaaaaaattgcgGATTGAGCTCAACCCGCCCGGCCTCGCTCGATTGCCATCCCTATTTCCTCTGTTATAActtatttcttagattctttagCGACAATTTATGTGCTATTGTCTAAAGCAATATAATTAAttgtttcatatttttttctcttacaTCTTTCCCAGAATATTTGTTGAAAATTAAATCACTGGATTTTATTAATTGCTCAATTAAAAGAGAAAgacatttaaaatattaattatttgaattactttctgattttaaattattctaTACAGTTAAAGGCTCAtggattttaaaataaaattcaaacactgTGTTGGTTTTTCCGCAAAAAACGTTTTGATTCATAAAAGTTTATATCTATCTACATAATAATGTTGGCATTAAAAAAGCGGTAGTATCTCTCTTTGTCGatcctatttttattattttttggctttttcttcctattttttatttgacttgttgaaaaaataattgCCTCAATAACTCTaattttgattgtcttttcaTTCCTATGATTAATGTTCATTATTTTGTGTAATAATGAGCAAATATTACTCATATTAGGGTCACATTCTTAATCCTCTTACAAGGACTCTCCATTTCTTAGGAATTTATTGTATATTGAATGTGGTATTCCTTTGGAATGTAAATATATTCTTTAAcgttttttttagaattttatgtgtttattgataactttaaaaaataaatatattaacttTTTATTGCGGTTTGCATAAGGTATAAGAAAGTGATTTTGGACTATTAAAGTGATAAAATAGGATCAGTTGAAAATAGTCATGACTTAGATCTCTTTTACATGTAATTTTCATACTTGATCTATGTCATTTGATATTGCTGATATTTGTGACCATTAGTGGGTTTAATTACGAATATATGTTACGAAAACTGCTTTGATCCTATATTAGTATTATTGATGGACCAGATTGTTTTGGGATATTTCTATTAAGATAGCAAAGGTTTGTGCACTATAAAGATTCATCTATGTatgattattttgaaatatatatgGTCCAAGTGAGAAATtgttagtaatttttattttgtgtactaccatAGTAATATATTGTACGTACATATGcatcttaaaaataaatatctattaATATGTGTTTATTTTAGATAATTTGAAAACCCATGAACCTTTTCTTAAGTGTGATATAACTTATTAAAAATGTACTGTTTAAACCTGAAAAGGTACTTAAATAGATTATATAAGAATATGATTCCTAAGTCAGATATTACACTTTTTTTTATCCCATCTCTGCtaagaaataataagattaagagcAGTATCAAAACTTAGAATTAGATCTTGTCTTCTTCAATCAAGTTATTGCAATAGAACAAAATTAGTTCTCTTTCCATTTTTATGGATTTAAATCTCTGTCTAATGATTTACTTGTGATGTTAAGTAAATTCTTTAAAGTTTTCCAACAAGAATGTCAATTTTGTATGGTCAAATGTTTCTGTTTCATAACTTGTGCTGTGATATCCACTTTGTATAGCTAATAGCTCTGTCTTCAAATTGTGAAAACTAGGGAATTAAAGCGTCCAGGCTTTTAtggaaaataaataagaatatatTCATAATTTTGTTTCATAGTAGATTGGCAGTAATTATATTGATATTGTGATCAATAAATTAATAGTAGATTTCAGCCATTTCCATAAATAGATCATAGACGTCACATCAACAATAGATATGCACATATATGTAGAATCGTAAATATACTTTTTGCCTCTAAAACAATtggaaaatcataataataattcgACAGTTGTGAAGTTAAAGTACCATCCTTtcaacattatttttatattttaattattaagtaTATTCTGTTCAGTATTATTAATTTCTAGAAATAAATGTCAAAAATATACTTAATCTCTTTTTTTGTTAAAGTTTTATATctaaactattgaaagtgtgagtttcatacctaaactattactTATTAGTTTCAGAAACACACCTtagtggtgtgtgtaatacactctctctatttttttttaaaaactttgcCACATGACAttccacatggataaaatatttcacattgacaaaaattagataaattattaatattagttaaaagttaaagattaaagtatttctatccccccccaaaaaattattttttataaaaaaaattatttttttaaaaaagaaattatttttttaaaaaataaaatttaaaatatttttctcacgcACTCTacaacccccccccccacacacaatccccatcttttttaaaaaaatttaaatttattttataaaatatttttaaaaaatttcatactTCACCCCCATCCCCCACTCCTTCCTAAagaatgttattatttttattttttaaaaaataaaactatatccacccatctaaccctccgctcttaatttatatatttttttttatatttttctcattttgtattagatatgtacatatatttttaggaaaatattttttcctacttgcataccgaatataacagaaatttttattatatatatatatatatatatatatatatatatatatatatatatatatatatatatatatatatatatatatatatatcaaaacgAGAAAAAAAGTTAAAAGCGGAGGGTTAGATAAGACGgggtagatttttttttagaaaaaataaaaatatccaaATTATTCTTTGAagagggggggaggggggagatgaagtaagattttttttaaaaaaatgataatttttttttataaataaaaataaaactaaaaaaatgggGTGGggtgacaaatatttttaaatgaaagagagagtaatACACACATCATgatgagagtggaataaaagaaagatgtgtgtttctcaaactaataagtgatagtttaagtatgaaactcacacccaatagt
It contains:
- the LOC129895321 gene encoding pentatricopeptide repeat-containing protein At3g48250, chloroplastic encodes the protein MNHCKRILSSLRLRNSLFFTQLSRAPSSNHQVTQNFYLSPSLLTQIYTSSSVFGASQNVFFSSKPESFVDIILSNDWSKQLEKDLGKNDFPVTHEAVMYLLKKLDKEPRKAGDFLKWVVKQKGFEPSSSMYSLMLRIYANRDSMKDFWTTIKEMKENGFYIDEETYKSIHSIFRNLKMETDATALKHFYGRMIKENAMGDLAKDVSELITKQEWGSEVERQLGEMKLSVSDNFVLRVLKELREIGHPLKAFSFFKWVARNLDFQHNTVTYNGILRVLCREESIEEFWSVVKEMKSLGFEIDLDTYIKISRHFQKIKMLKDAVELYELMMDGQFKPSLGECNILLRSIAQSHPSDLDLLFRVVEKFEAAGHSRSKIIYDVIHRCLTNLGRFEEAVKITEAMRDAGFEPDNITYSQLIYGLCKVRRLEEASKVMDVMDECGCIPDIKTWTVLIQGHCFAGEVDKALFCYAKMMEKNVDTDADLLDVLLNGFLSQKRVSGAYQLLTELMNKFQMRPWQATYKLVIQKLLGERKLEEALDLLRRMKKHNYPPFPEPFIQYISKSGTVEDAVEFLKALSVKDYPSVSAYQHVFQSFFAEGRHSEAKDLLYKCPHHIRQHPAICGLFGSSNSNSGKVKRFPRESSTSA